In Electrophorus electricus isolate fEleEle1 chromosome 14, fEleEle1.pri, whole genome shotgun sequence, a single window of DNA contains:
- the LOC118242391 gene encoding NADPH oxidase organizer 1-like isoform X1 yields MGCQYRSPADAEGRCGALSDKTKMYMTSVLWSDQTEVTVCRSLQDFKEFHKRLKKQFAVDNQRERVLPRFRGQMLRMNFQKSPAMHVRRGRALEKYCTELLNCDPSISGAADVIQFFLPKEQELQPEFVQNSVMIFQPEAVPNGLASRKLSSGNVTQPYVTQTYRCVAPYETKDTNNRPFNVAVNETLDVLIKDQAGWWLVENESKCLAWFPAPFLEICEDEEEDDELDNAAAQTPLYCAARSYTAKTRDELSVAIGTILEVLQKSDNGWWLARYNGKTGYVPSMHLRPYTDPMSGLQKKLYCCTLNQTPTATLEGVPERECSTPAQYDRSKSCSDSICSSSDGMDVRFHSVSSMGSSFEDEEDTGKPESDSESDSAHSGVSGEPPSPTDSESGRLPRMPPRPRTREILSRCTTYTRKAALATQSQLFPERFGPNN; encoded by the exons ATGGGTTGCCAGTATCGCTCGCCGGCGGATGCCGAAGGAAGGTGTGGCGCTCTATCAG ACAAGACCAAA ATGTACATGACATCCGTGCTGTGGTCGGATCAGACCGAAGTGACTGTGTGTAGATCCCTCCAGGACTTCAAGGAATTTCAT AAGCGACTGAAAAAACAATTTGCAGTGGATAATCAACGAGAGAGAGTGCTCCCCAGATTCAGAG GTCAAATGCTAAGGATGAACTTTCAGAAGTCCCCAGCTATGCATGTACGTCGTGGAAGGGCTCTGGAGAAGTACTGCACTGAGCTTCTGAACTGTGACCCCAGCATCAGTGGTGCGGCAGACGTCATTCAGTTCTTCCTTCCCAAAGAGCAGGAGTTGCAGCCAGAGTTTGTGCAGAACAG TGTGATGATTTTTCAACCAGAAGCTGTCCCTAATGGCTTGGCCAGTAGAAAGCTAAGCTCTGGGAACGTGACGCAGCCGTATGTCACCCAAACATATCGGTGTGTGGCTCCATATGAGACGAAGGACACTAATAATAGACCATTTAATGTTGCTGTGAATGAAACACTGGATGTTCTCATCAAAGACCAAGCAG GATGGTGGCTGGTGGAAAATGAGTCCAAATGTTTAGCCTGGTTTCCTGCTCCCTTCCTGGAGATATGTGAGgacgaagaagaagatgatgaactGGATAACGCAGCTGCTCAAA CTCCTCTGTACTGTGCTGCAAGGAGCTACACTGCTAAAACAAGAGATGAGTTATCAGTGGCCATTGGCACCATACTGGAGGTGTTGCAGAAGTCTGACAATGGCTGGTGGCTTGCTAG ATACAATGGGAAGACAGGCTATGTGCCCTCCATGCACCTGCGGCCGTACACGGACCCGATGTCCGGCCTGCAAAAGAAGCTCTACTGCTGCACCCTTAACCAGACCCCCACAGCCACCCTGGAGGGTGTCCCTGAGCGTGAGTGCAGCACTCCTGCCCAGTACGACAGATCCAAAAGCTGCTCAGACAGCATTTGCAGCAGCAGTGATGGCATGGACGTCAGATTCCACTCCGTCAGTTCTATGGGCTCGAGCtttgaggatgaggaggacacAGGAAAGCCAGAAAGCGATTCAGAATCTGACAGCGCACACAGTGGCGTGTCTGGGGAACCGCCAAGCCCTACCGATTCAGAAAGCGGCAGACTGCCAAGAATGCCACCTCGCCCACGCACCCGAGAGATCCTCAGCCGCTGCACCACCTACACCCGCAAAGCTGCCCTGGCAACCCAGTCCCAGCTATTCCCTGAAAGATTTGGCCCTAACAATTAG
- the LOC118242391 gene encoding NADPH oxidase organizer 1-like isoform X2: protein MADRFPIDVRINGIMYKDKTKMYMTSVLWSDQTEVTVCRSLQDFKEFHKRLKKQFAVDNQRERVLPRFRGQMLRMNFQKSPAMHVRRGRALEKYCTELLNCDPSISGAADVIQFFLPKEQELQPEFVQNSVMIFQPEAVPNGLASRKLSSGNVTQPYVTQTYRCVAPYETKDTNNRPFNVAVNETLDVLIKDQAGWWLVENESKCLAWFPAPFLEICEDEEEDDELDNAAAQTPLYCAARSYTAKTRDELSVAIGTILEVLQKSDNGWWLARYNGKTGYVPSMHLRPYTDPMSGLQKKLYCCTLNQTPTATLEGVPERECSTPAQYDRSKSCSDSICSSSDGMDVRFHSVSSMGSSFEDEEDTGKPESDSESDSAHSGVSGEPPSPTDSESGRLPRMPPRPRTREILSRCTTYTRKAALATQSQLFPERFGPNN, encoded by the exons ATGGCTGATCGCTTTCCCATCGACGTCCGAATTAACGGCATAATGTACAAAGACAAGACCAAA ATGTACATGACATCCGTGCTGTGGTCGGATCAGACCGAAGTGACTGTGTGTAGATCCCTCCAGGACTTCAAGGAATTTCAT AAGCGACTGAAAAAACAATTTGCAGTGGATAATCAACGAGAGAGAGTGCTCCCCAGATTCAGAG GTCAAATGCTAAGGATGAACTTTCAGAAGTCCCCAGCTATGCATGTACGTCGTGGAAGGGCTCTGGAGAAGTACTGCACTGAGCTTCTGAACTGTGACCCCAGCATCAGTGGTGCGGCAGACGTCATTCAGTTCTTCCTTCCCAAAGAGCAGGAGTTGCAGCCAGAGTTTGTGCAGAACAG TGTGATGATTTTTCAACCAGAAGCTGTCCCTAATGGCTTGGCCAGTAGAAAGCTAAGCTCTGGGAACGTGACGCAGCCGTATGTCACCCAAACATATCGGTGTGTGGCTCCATATGAGACGAAGGACACTAATAATAGACCATTTAATGTTGCTGTGAATGAAACACTGGATGTTCTCATCAAAGACCAAGCAG GATGGTGGCTGGTGGAAAATGAGTCCAAATGTTTAGCCTGGTTTCCTGCTCCCTTCCTGGAGATATGTGAGgacgaagaagaagatgatgaactGGATAACGCAGCTGCTCAAA CTCCTCTGTACTGTGCTGCAAGGAGCTACACTGCTAAAACAAGAGATGAGTTATCAGTGGCCATTGGCACCATACTGGAGGTGTTGCAGAAGTCTGACAATGGCTGGTGGCTTGCTAG ATACAATGGGAAGACAGGCTATGTGCCCTCCATGCACCTGCGGCCGTACACGGACCCGATGTCCGGCCTGCAAAAGAAGCTCTACTGCTGCACCCTTAACCAGACCCCCACAGCCACCCTGGAGGGTGTCCCTGAGCGTGAGTGCAGCACTCCTGCCCAGTACGACAGATCCAAAAGCTGCTCAGACAGCATTTGCAGCAGCAGTGATGGCATGGACGTCAGATTCCACTCCGTCAGTTCTATGGGCTCGAGCtttgaggatgaggaggacacAGGAAAGCCAGAAAGCGATTCAGAATCTGACAGCGCACACAGTGGCGTGTCTGGGGAACCGCCAAGCCCTACCGATTCAGAAAGCGGCAGACTGCCAAGAATGCCACCTCGCCCACGCACCCGAGAGATCCTCAGCCGCTGCACCACCTACACCCGCAAAGCTGCCCTGGCAACCCAGTCCCAGCTATTCCCTGAAAGATTTGGCCCTAACAATTAG